Proteins encoded together in one Agromyces sp. 3263 window:
- a CDS encoding ABC transporter substrate-binding protein translates to MSIHRRTALAAAVAATTLALTGCATAASTSDAASDTAVTEGGDLVFAIGNDPISLNPSGTGSGNDTLYVTRQLVDSLLYQDPETGTLEPWLATEWSSNDDATVFTFELRDDVSFSDGSPLTAADVKGTFDDIVAAGAESQAISSFIGYAETVAVDDDTVEVHFAAPNAAFPSSAASVALGIVAESTRATPFAERADGSAVVGSGPFTLDEYTKDVQTVLERRDDYAWGPTPLGNDGAAHLDTVTFQVVPEAGVRTGSLASAQVDVIGGVQPIDVQTLEDGGFPLVHRGNPGATFGVYFNEARPIVADRTVREAIANAIDAEEVRDTALNDLFAVATSSLAATTPGFADQSGSFAFDPDHAEELLDEAGWATGSDGIRERDGERLSLDLAWITNFGPNQTSLELIQQQLKAVGIEVNLVGGTVPEFLKLQESGDFDLSWQNLSRADGDVLRTTYSTAATNRLHLDDPELESLLQEQAAVADAAGRDAVLADAQERIATEFHQVPVHELTSILGTQPTVHGVTLGADSRLDSLVAAWKSAE, encoded by the coding sequence ATGTCCATCCATCGCCGAACCGCCCTCGCCGCCGCCGTCGCGGCGACGACCCTCGCCCTCACGGGCTGCGCCACCGCCGCGAGCACCTCGGACGCGGCATCCGACACCGCCGTCACCGAGGGCGGAGATCTCGTCTTCGCCATCGGCAACGACCCGATCTCGCTGAACCCCTCGGGCACCGGCTCGGGCAACGACACCCTCTACGTCACGCGCCAACTCGTCGACTCGCTGCTCTACCAGGACCCGGAGACGGGGACGCTCGAGCCCTGGCTGGCCACCGAGTGGTCGAGCAACGACGACGCGACGGTGTTCACGTTCGAGCTGCGCGACGACGTCTCGTTCTCCGACGGTTCGCCGCTCACGGCCGCCGACGTCAAGGGCACGTTCGACGACATCGTCGCCGCCGGCGCCGAGAGTCAGGCGATCAGCTCGTTCATCGGCTACGCCGAGACCGTGGCCGTCGATGACGACACCGTCGAGGTGCACTTCGCCGCGCCGAACGCCGCGTTCCCGAGCTCGGCCGCGTCGGTCGCACTCGGCATCGTGGCGGAGTCGACCCGCGCGACGCCGTTCGCCGAGCGCGCCGACGGCTCGGCCGTGGTGGGGAGCGGACCCTTCACGCTCGACGAGTACACGAAGGACGTGCAGACGGTGCTCGAGCGACGCGATGACTACGCCTGGGGGCCGACGCCCCTCGGCAACGACGGTGCGGCGCACCTCGACACGGTGACCTTCCAGGTCGTGCCCGAGGCGGGCGTGCGCACGGGCAGCCTGGCTTCCGCGCAGGTGGACGTCATCGGCGGCGTGCAGCCGATCGACGTGCAGACCCTCGAGGACGGCGGGTTCCCGCTCGTGCACCGCGGCAACCCCGGCGCCACGTTCGGCGTCTACTTCAACGAGGCACGTCCCATCGTCGCCGACCGCACCGTGCGCGAGGCCATCGCCAACGCGATCGACGCCGAGGAGGTGCGCGACACGGCGCTCAACGACCTGTTCGCGGTCGCCACGAGCTCGCTCGCCGCGACCACGCCGGGGTTCGCCGACCAGTCGGGCAGCTTCGCCTTCGACCCCGACCACGCCGAGGAGCTGCTCGACGAGGCCGGCTGGGCGACCGGATCCGACGGGATCCGCGAGCGCGACGGCGAACGACTCTCGCTCGACCTCGCGTGGATCACGAACTTCGGCCCGAACCAGACGTCGCTCGAGCTCATCCAGCAGCAGTTGAAGGCGGTCGGCATCGAGGTGAACCTCGTGGGCGGCACGGTGCCCGAGTTCCTGAAGCTGCAGGAGTCGGGGGACTTCGACCTGTCCTGGCAGAACCTGTCGCGCGCCGACGGCGACGTGCTGCGCACCACCTACTCGACGGCGGCCACGAACCGGCTCCACCTCGACGACCCCGAGCTCGAGTCGCTGCTGCAGGAGCAGGCGGCGGTGGCGGATGCCGCGGGGCGCGATGCCGTGCTCGCCGACGCGCAGGAGCGCATCGCAACGGAGTTCCACCAGGTCCCGGTGCACGAGCTGACGTCGATCCTCGGCACCCAGCCGACGGTGCACGGCGTGACGCTGGGTGCGGATTCGCGCCTCGACTCGCTCGTCGCGGCGTGGAAGTCCGCGGAGTAG
- a CDS encoding ABC transporter ATP-binding protein — MSLATDAPPTSHADVAADASRPADPADLLVVDRLAVTYRVNGAVIDGVRAASLTIGQGETVAIVGESGSGKSTTAHAILRLLPPSAAIAGGSVRFRGRDLARAGEAELRGIRGRAIGFVPQDPTVSLNPVQRIGDQVGEVLRIHRLADRRTARSRAVEALAEAGLPDPEVHAEQYPHELSGGMRQRVLIAIAIIARPALIIADEPTSALDVTVQRQILDRIDVLKRELGTSLLLITHDLGVAADRADRIVVMSEGEVVETGTPAEVLGAPRHPYTKQLIAAAPSLDDPRSVSRATTVAADAATAPESPALLAAIDLVKEFPVPRAAGGGTHRAVDGVSFAIPRGRTLAVVGESGSGKSTTARLVLRLADPTSGRIEFAGDDLTRVEGRALRQFRRRAQLVHQNPYASLNPRLTIGAIVADPLEAFRLGTRASRARRVAELIDVVALPSSVLRRKPAELSGGQRQRVAIARALAISPELLVLDEPVSALDVSIQDQILTLLVEIQRDLGLSYLFISHDLAVVRRIAHEVVVMRDGRVVESGGIDAVFSAPRDPYTRALLDAIPGSDAARTRHPAP, encoded by the coding sequence ATGAGCCTCGCAACCGATGCGCCTCCCACCAGCCATGCGGACGTCGCGGCCGACGCGTCGCGGCCGGCCGACCCGGCCGACCTCCTCGTCGTCGACCGCCTCGCCGTGACCTACCGGGTGAACGGCGCGGTCATCGACGGCGTGCGTGCAGCGTCCCTCACGATCGGGCAGGGGGAGACGGTCGCGATCGTGGGGGAGTCCGGATCGGGCAAGTCCACGACCGCCCACGCGATCCTGCGCCTCCTGCCGCCGTCGGCGGCCATCGCGGGCGGCTCCGTGCGGTTCCGCGGCCGCGACCTCGCACGGGCGGGGGAGGCGGAGCTCCGTGGCATCCGGGGCCGGGCGATCGGATTCGTGCCGCAGGACCCGACGGTCAGCCTCAACCCGGTGCAGCGCATCGGCGACCAGGTCGGCGAGGTGCTGCGCATCCACAGGCTCGCCGACCGGCGCACCGCACGGAGCCGAGCCGTCGAGGCGCTCGCGGAGGCGGGCCTGCCCGACCCCGAGGTGCACGCCGAGCAGTACCCGCACGAGCTGTCGGGGGGCATGCGCCAGCGGGTGCTCATCGCGATCGCGATCATCGCCCGGCCGGCGCTCATCATCGCCGACGAGCCCACGAGCGCGCTCGACGTCACCGTGCAGCGCCAGATCCTCGACCGCATCGACGTGCTCAAGCGCGAGCTCGGCACGAGCCTGCTGCTCATCACGCACGACCTCGGTGTGGCAGCCGACCGCGCCGACCGCATCGTCGTGATGTCGGAGGGCGAGGTGGTCGAGACCGGCACTCCCGCCGAGGTGCTCGGCGCCCCGCGGCATCCGTACACGAAGCAGCTCATCGCGGCGGCGCCGAGCCTCGACGACCCGCGGTCGGTGTCGCGGGCGACGACGGTGGCAGCGGATGCCGCGACGGCACCCGAGTCCCCCGCCCTCCTCGCGGCGATCGACCTGGTGAAGGAGTTCCCCGTCCCGCGCGCGGCCGGCGGAGGTACCCACCGGGCGGTCGACGGCGTGAGCTTCGCGATCCCGCGCGGTCGCACCCTGGCCGTCGTCGGGGAATCGGGGTCGGGCAAGTCGACGACCGCACGGCTCGTGCTGCGACTCGCCGACCCGACCTCGGGTCGCATCGAGTTCGCGGGCGACGACCTCACGCGGGTGGAGGGCCGGGCGCTGCGGCAGTTCCGCCGGCGCGCGCAGCTCGTGCACCAGAATCCGTACGCGTCGCTGAACCCCAGGCTGACGATCGGCGCGATCGTCGCCGATCCGCTCGAGGCGTTCCGGCTCGGCACCCGCGCGTCGCGGGCGCGCCGGGTGGCCGAGCTCATCGACGTCGTCGCCCTGCCGAGCAGCGTGCTGCGGCGGAAGCCCGCCGAGCTGTCGGGCGGGCAGCGGCAGCGCGTCGCGATCGCCCGCGCCCTCGCGATCTCGCCCGAACTGCTCGTGCTCGACGAGCCCGTCTCGGCGCTCGACGTGTCGATCCAGGACCAGATCCTCACGCTGCTCGTCGAGATCCAACGCGATCTGGGGCTGAGCTACCTGTTCATCTCGCACGACCTCGCCGTGGTGCGCCGCATCGCGCACGAGGTCGTGGTCATGCGCGACGGTCGGGTCGTCGAGAGCGGCGGCATCGACGCGGTGTTCAGCGCCCCTCGCGACCCGTACACGCGCGCGCTGCTCGACGCCATCCCGGGCTCCGATGCGGCGCGCACGCGGCATCCGGCCCCCTGA
- a CDS encoding ABC transporter permease yields the protein MTETVTLTSGERQQSDDLFAATASARFGDAVRSRSTDAASRTIGVAGRLVARPTLLVAVVWLALVVLAAVAPQVLAPGDPLAGVPAERLQPPSAAHWFGTDQLGRDLFTRVVHGTALSLQAAGIAVTVGLVLGTLLGLLAGFVGRWVDAGVMRFADVLLAIPSLLLSLAIITALGFGTVNVAIAVGVASVASVSRIMRSEVLRVRTSVYVDAAHASGDRWSRVLFRHVLPNSAGPVLVLATLEFATAILAVSALSFLGYGAQPPTPEWGSLVAGGRDFLRNDWWLTTMPGLVIAATVLAANRLSHALDLERSRAR from the coding sequence ATGACCGAGACGGTCACGCTCACGTCGGGGGAGCGGCAGCAGTCCGACGACCTCTTCGCGGCCACCGCCTCGGCGAGGTTCGGCGACGCGGTGCGGTCGCGGTCGACGGATGCCGCGTCCCGGACGATCGGGGTCGCCGGACGGCTCGTCGCGCGGCCGACGCTCCTGGTCGCCGTCGTCTGGCTCGCGCTCGTCGTGCTCGCAGCGGTGGCCCCGCAGGTGCTCGCGCCGGGCGATCCGCTCGCGGGCGTGCCCGCCGAACGACTGCAGCCGCCGTCCGCCGCGCACTGGTTCGGCACCGACCAGCTCGGCCGCGACCTGTTCACCCGTGTCGTGCACGGCACCGCCCTCTCGCTCCAGGCCGCGGGCATCGCGGTCACGGTCGGGCTCGTCCTCGGCACGCTGCTCGGCCTGCTCGCCGGGTTCGTCGGCCGCTGGGTCGACGCGGGCGTCATGCGGTTCGCCGACGTGCTGCTCGCGATCCCCTCGCTGCTCCTGTCGCTCGCGATCATCACGGCGCTGGGCTTCGGCACGGTGAACGTGGCGATCGCGGTCGGCGTCGCGAGCGTGGCATCCGTCTCGCGCATCATGCGATCGGAGGTGCTGCGGGTGCGCACCTCGGTGTACGTGGATGCCGCGCACGCGTCGGGCGACCGGTGGAGCCGGGTCCTGTTCCGCCATGTGCTGCCCAACTCTGCCGGCCCGGTGCTGGTGCTCGCGACCCTCGAGTTCGCCACCGCGATCCTCGCCGTGTCGGCGCTCAGCTTCCTCGGCTACGGCGCCCAGCCGCCCACGCCCGAGTGGGGATCGCTCGTCGCCGGAGGCCGCGACTTCCTCCGCAACGACTGGTGGCTGACCACCATGCCGGGTCTCGTCATCGCCGCCACGGTGCTGGCCGCGAACCGGCTGTCCCATGCCCTCGACCTCGAACGGAGCCGAGCACGATGA
- a CDS encoding ABC transporter permease — MVRYLGIRLLQAVGVLWAAYTVAFLVLYALPGDPVSLLAGADANDVSPEQLDALRAQYGLDRPLLVQYLDQLAAALHGDLGRSLVSGRPVTEVIGEAIPPTAAIASAALMLAVVFGAGLAILANYTRRGWLANVLLGLPPLGVAIPAFWFGLMLIQWFSFSLPIFPAVGDRGPASIVLPAIALALPTGAMIAQLLSKSLATTLSEPYVDTAWAKGADRARVHLGHALKNAALPALTITGLIVGQLLSGTVVTETVFSRPGLGRVTSGAVQQQDVPVVQGIVLFAAAAFVIANLLVDLVYPLLDPRILGAGGRSRSRTPRPAFTPAAREETS; from the coding sequence ATGGTGAGGTATCTCGGCATCCGGCTCCTGCAGGCGGTGGGGGTGCTCTGGGCCGCGTACACCGTGGCGTTCCTCGTGCTCTACGCACTGCCCGGCGACCCGGTGTCGCTGCTGGCCGGAGCCGACGCGAACGACGTCAGTCCCGAGCAGCTCGACGCGCTGCGCGCGCAGTACGGCCTCGACCGGCCCCTCCTCGTGCAGTACCTCGACCAGCTCGCCGCCGCGCTGCACGGCGACCTCGGACGCTCGCTCGTGAGCGGCCGGCCCGTCACCGAGGTCATCGGCGAGGCCATCCCGCCCACGGCGGCGATCGCGTCGGCGGCGCTCATGCTCGCCGTCGTGTTCGGGGCCGGCCTCGCGATCCTCGCGAACTACACCCGCCGCGGGTGGCTCGCGAACGTGCTGCTCGGACTGCCCCCGCTCGGCGTCGCGATCCCGGCGTTCTGGTTCGGGCTGATGCTCATCCAGTGGTTCTCGTTCAGCCTGCCGATCTTCCCGGCGGTGGGAGACCGGGGACCGGCGTCGATCGTGCTCCCGGCGATCGCGCTCGCGCTGCCGACCGGGGCGATGATCGCCCAGCTGCTGTCGAAGAGCCTCGCCACCACGCTGTCAGAGCCGTACGTCGACACCGCATGGGCGAAGGGCGCCGATCGCGCCCGCGTGCACCTCGGGCATGCGCTGAAGAACGCCGCGCTGCCCGCCCTCACGATCACCGGGCTGATCGTCGGCCAGCTGCTGTCGGGAACGGTCGTCACCGAGACGGTCTTCTCCCGGCCGGGACTCGGCCGGGTCACCTCGGGCGCCGTGCAACAGCAGGACGTGCCCGTCGTGCAGGGCATCGTGCTGTTCGCCGCGGCGGCGTTCGTCATCGCGAACCTGCTCGTCGACCTCGTGTACCCGCTCCTCGACCCCCGCATCCTCGGGGCCGGCGGCCGTTCCCGGTCACGCACGCCGCGGCCCGCCTTCACGCCCGCCGCCAGGGAGGAGACCTCATGA
- a CDS encoding LLM class flavin-dependent oxidoreductase — MTRRTTIALALDGAGWHPAAWRDPSARPAELFSPGYWIELARTAERAGVDFLTIEDALGVQSSSFWGVDDRVDQVRGRPDALLIASLIAPSTSRIGLVPTVTTTHTEPFHVATGLQTLDFASRGRAGWRVQVSGAAHEARHFGRREIAPLDHDAVRRGDSAVVRELFDEARDVVEVVRRLWDSWEDDAIIRDAATARFVDRDKLHYADFEGERFSVKGPSITPRSPQGQPLVTALAHQTIPYELAATSADVVFVTPHDDVQAASILAEVRDAESRVGREDRPLSVLADAVVLLEATPAGAAAALGRLDAWHGAPAASDALIFAGTPEALVEQIDAWTALGYDGVRLRPARLTRDLDQLAEWVLPAYDRADAAGTTLRERLGFERPANRYAVEETAA, encoded by the coding sequence ATGACACGACGAACCACCATCGCCCTCGCCCTCGACGGCGCCGGCTGGCACCCGGCCGCGTGGCGCGACCCCTCGGCCCGGCCGGCCGAGCTGTTCAGCCCCGGCTACTGGATCGAGCTCGCACGCACGGCCGAACGCGCCGGCGTCGACTTCCTCACCATCGAGGACGCCCTCGGCGTGCAGTCCTCCTCGTTCTGGGGCGTCGACGACCGTGTCGACCAGGTGCGCGGCCGGCCCGACGCGCTGCTCATCGCCTCCCTCATCGCGCCGTCCACGAGCCGGATCGGGCTCGTGCCCACGGTGACCACGACCCATACCGAGCCGTTCCACGTCGCGACCGGCCTGCAGACGCTCGACTTCGCGAGCCGCGGCCGGGCCGGCTGGCGGGTGCAGGTGTCGGGGGCGGCGCACGAGGCCCGCCACTTCGGCCGGCGCGAGATCGCCCCGCTCGACCACGACGCCGTGCGCCGCGGCGACTCGGCCGTCGTGCGCGAGCTCTTCGACGAGGCGCGCGACGTCGTCGAGGTGGTGCGCCGGCTCTGGGACAGCTGGGAGGACGACGCGATCATCCGGGATGCCGCCACGGCCCGCTTCGTCGACCGCGACAAGCTGCACTACGCCGACTTCGAGGGCGAGCGCTTCTCGGTCAAGGGCCCCTCGATCACGCCGCGCTCCCCGCAGGGCCAGCCCCTCGTCACCGCGCTCGCGCACCAGACGATCCCCTACGAGCTCGCCGCGACGAGCGCCGACGTCGTCTTCGTCACGCCGCACGACGACGTGCAGGCGGCCTCGATCCTCGCCGAGGTGCGCGACGCCGAGTCCCGCGTCGGCCGGGAGGACCGGCCGCTCTCGGTGCTCGCCGACGCCGTCGTGCTCCTCGAAGCGACCCCCGCGGGTGCCGCCGCCGCGCTCGGACGGCTCGACGCGTGGCACGGCGCGCCCGCGGCATCCGACGCCCTCATCTTCGCGGGCACGCCCGAAGCACTGGTGGAGCAGATCGACGCGTGGACCGCGCTCGGCTACGACGGCGTCCGCCTGCGCCCCGCCCGCCTCACCCGCGACCTCGACCAGCTCGCCGAGTGGGTGCTCCCCGCCTACGACCGAGCGGATGCCGCGGGCACGACCCTGCGCGAGCGCCTCGGCTTCGAGCGCCCCGCCAACCGCTACGCCGTGGAGGAGACCGCAGCATGA
- a CDS encoding NtaA/DmoA family FMN-dependent monooxygenase (This protein belongs to a clade of FMN-dependent monooxygenases, within a broader family of flavin-dependent oxidoreductases, the luciferase-like monooxygenase (LMM) family, some of whose members use coenzyme F420 rather than FMN.), which translates to MSTTPRQVHLAAHFPGVNNTTVWSDPLQRSQIDFSAFEHFARTAERGRFDYLFLAEGLRLREHKGLIHDLDVVGRPNTLAVLAALAAVTRHIGLVGTLSATFNEPYELARQLATLDHLSNGRAGWNVVTSSDAFHGANFRRGGFLDHADRYTRASEFVSLAKELWDSWSPDAIVADRASGRFLADDGIEPFAHRGPQFDVAGRFNVPRSPQGYPVIVQAGDSADGRDFAAEHAEVIFSRHSAFEEAQQFYRDVKGRLAGRGRTEDSLKILPAVTFALGDTEAEAAERAREDALAQVGPKTAITVLEQVWGVDLSDRDPDGPLPEFDPDPDASITKGWAPRYPNAVQIAQGWRARSEAEGLSIRELVIAVAGRQSFVGTPATVAAELDRYVQERATDGFVIVGTTSPHGLDEFVERVIPELQDRGVYRTEYEEGATLRRTLGLPEPTELAEEVRRVG; encoded by the coding sequence ATGAGCACGACACCCCGCCAGGTGCACCTGGCCGCCCACTTCCCAGGCGTCAACAACACCACCGTGTGGAGCGACCCGCTGCAGCGCAGCCAGATCGACTTCAGCGCCTTCGAGCACTTCGCCCGCACCGCCGAGCGGGGCCGGTTCGACTACCTGTTCCTCGCCGAGGGGCTGCGGCTGCGCGAGCACAAGGGACTCATCCACGACCTGGACGTCGTCGGACGGCCGAACACCCTCGCGGTGCTCGCGGCCCTGGCCGCCGTGACCCGGCACATCGGGCTCGTGGGCACCCTGAGCGCCACGTTCAACGAGCCCTACGAGCTCGCACGCCAGCTCGCGACGCTCGACCACCTGTCGAACGGACGCGCCGGCTGGAACGTCGTGACGAGCTCGGACGCGTTCCACGGCGCGAACTTCCGCCGCGGCGGCTTCCTCGACCACGCCGACCGCTACACCCGGGCATCCGAGTTCGTCAGCCTCGCGAAGGAGCTGTGGGACAGCTGGTCGCCCGACGCGATCGTGGCCGACCGGGCGAGCGGACGGTTCCTCGCCGACGACGGGATCGAGCCGTTCGCGCACCGCGGTCCGCAGTTCGACGTGGCCGGCCGGTTCAACGTGCCGCGCAGCCCGCAGGGCTATCCGGTGATCGTGCAGGCGGGCGACTCGGCCGACGGCCGCGACTTCGCCGCCGAGCATGCCGAGGTCATCTTCTCGCGGCACAGCGCGTTCGAGGAGGCGCAGCAGTTCTACCGCGACGTGAAGGGCCGGCTCGCCGGCCGCGGCCGCACCGAGGACTCGCTGAAGATCCTGCCGGCCGTCACCTTCGCGCTCGGCGACACCGAGGCCGAGGCGGCCGAGCGCGCCCGCGAGGACGCGCTCGCGCAGGTCGGCCCGAAGACCGCCATCACCGTGCTCGAGCAGGTCTGGGGCGTCGACCTCTCCGACCGTGACCCCGACGGCCCGCTGCCGGAGTTCGACCCCGATCCCGATGCCTCGATCACCAAGGGCTGGGCGCCGCGCTACCCCAACGCCGTGCAGATCGCCCAGGGGTGGCGGGCACGGTCCGAGGCCGAGGGGCTCAGCATCCGCGAGCTCGTCATCGCGGTCGCGGGACGCCAGTCGTTCGTCGGCACGCCGGCCACCGTCGCCGCGGAGCTCGACCGCTACGTGCAGGAGCGGGCCACCGACGGGTTCGTCATCGTCGGCACCACGTCGCCGCACGGCCTCGACGAGTTCGTCGAGCGGGTCATCCCCGAGCTGCAGGACCGCGGCGTGTACCGCACCGAGTACGAGGAGGGCGCCACCCTGCGCCGCACGCTCGGACTCCCGGAGCCGACCGAGCTCGCCGAGGAGGTGCGTCGTGTCGGCTGA
- a CDS encoding LLM class flavin-dependent oxidoreductase — translation MSAETTDAAGRGSLARRVPLAVLDLVPIAAGSTAGEALRNSIDLARRAEAFGYARYWLAEHHLNTGVAGSAPHTLLGIIAGATEHIRVGTAATILGNYEPLQVAEALGTVASIWPERVDLGLGRSGFPPPSASGEASAAPGAPAAPAAPSAAASGVESNRVVDGLVVPPVRPFAFDRARFALQGRLLGREAGDAARFADSVDDLLAFFGGGYVGDGIPVTVQPAEGSGVQVWIHGSTAGESARIAGRLGLRYGANYHVAPSGVIESLAEYRAHFRPSAELDRPHTIVSVDVVVAETDAEARRLAAGYAEWVLSIREGQGAVPYPSPDHALPDAELGAIERAAVQDRLDTRFVGSPETVVGLLETLQRVTGADELLVTTITHDHEARVASYRLLAEAWSRSDAAGDGGGAGESPVDTDADAGTAHTDADSDADSILASA, via the coding sequence GTGTCGGCTGAGACGACGGATGCCGCGGGCCGAGGGTCGCTCGCGAGGCGCGTGCCGCTCGCGGTGCTCGACCTCGTGCCCATCGCGGCGGGTTCGACCGCCGGCGAGGCGCTGCGCAATTCGATCGACCTCGCCCGGCGAGCGGAGGCGTTCGGGTACGCGCGCTACTGGCTCGCCGAGCACCACCTGAATACGGGGGTCGCCGGATCGGCGCCGCACACGCTGCTCGGCATCATCGCGGGCGCGACCGAGCACATCCGCGTCGGCACGGCCGCCACGATCCTCGGCAACTACGAGCCGCTGCAGGTCGCCGAGGCACTCGGCACGGTCGCGTCGATCTGGCCGGAGCGGGTCGACCTCGGGCTCGGGCGGTCGGGGTTCCCGCCACCGTCCGCGTCCGGCGAGGCGTCCGCCGCGCCGGGGGCGCCCGCGGCACCCGCGGCCCCGTCGGCAGCGGCATCCGGTGTCGAATCGAACCGCGTCGTCGACGGCCTCGTCGTGCCGCCGGTGCGCCCCTTCGCCTTCGATCGGGCGCGCTTCGCGCTGCAGGGCCGCCTGCTCGGGCGGGAGGCCGGCGACGCCGCGCGCTTCGCCGACAGCGTCGACGACCTGCTCGCGTTCTTCGGCGGCGGCTACGTCGGCGACGGCATCCCCGTGACCGTGCAGCCCGCCGAGGGCAGTGGCGTGCAGGTGTGGATCCACGGCTCGACGGCGGGCGAGAGCGCCCGCATCGCCGGCCGCCTGGGCCTGCGGTACGGCGCCAACTACCACGTCGCCCCCAGCGGCGTGATCGAGTCGCTCGCCGAGTACCGCGCGCACTTCCGGCCGTCCGCCGAGCTCGATCGCCCGCACACCATCGTGTCGGTCGACGTGGTCGTCGCGGAGACGGATGCCGAGGCACGGCGCCTGGCCGCCGGCTACGCCGAGTGGGTGCTCTCCATCCGCGAGGGACAGGGCGCGGTGCCGTACCCGAGCCCCGACCATGCCCTGCCCGACGCCGAGCTCGGAGCCATCGAGCGCGCCGCCGTGCAGGACCGGCTCGACACCCGCTTCGTCGGCTCGCCCGAGACCGTCGTCGGCCTGCTCGAGACGCTGCAGCGCGTCACGGGCGCCGACGAGCTGCTCGTCACGACCATCACCCACGACCACGAGGCGCGGGTCGCGTCGTACCGGCTGCTCGCGGAGGCGTGGTCGCGGTCGGATGCCGCGGGCGACGGCGGTGGCGCGGGCGAATCCCCCGTGGATACGGACGCGGACGCTGGCACCGCCCACACCGACGCCGACTCGGACGCCGACTCGATCCTCGCGAGCGCATGA
- a CDS encoding M20 family metallopeptidase encodes MTGGAAAHGIRVGAAPTRPSSLFLDSAAAEAERRAAVAAPIVSSHAGAPEHVRAAIGAAVDRAAPALGDLAARIFELAEPGFAESASVAAIRDLLACEGLDAEVGVHGLPTAFLAEAPGTSDGPTVVLLAEYDALPGVGHACGHQLIAAASVGAFLALADARRALPPGTLPGRILLMGTPAEEGGNGKELLARAGAFDGVDAAVMAHPFGADVADPPFIGRRIVRIVYHGVAAHASAAPWQGRNALDAATLHYQAIGLLRQHLAPGDRIHGVFVDGGERPNVVPERAELEYYVRSHAADTLRELSARVDDVAHGIALATGTGVEVTWDPQPFSLPIRHNAPLAARWALAQGERGRIVRRAADAPSHQSASTDFGNVSVRVPGIHPVIRVAPPDVSLHTREFAAYAGAPEAITAVTDAAYGLATTLADVLVDDGLLAAVRADFAAQGGVLDVEGYFA; translated from the coding sequence ATGACGGGGGGCGCCGCCGCGCACGGCATCCGCGTGGGTGCGGCGCCCACCCGGCCGAGCTCGCTGTTCCTCGACTCGGCGGCGGCCGAGGCGGAGCGGCGGGCGGCCGTCGCCGCGCCGATCGTCTCGTCGCACGCGGGAGCGCCCGAGCACGTGCGAGCGGCGATCGGCGCGGCGGTCGACCGAGCGGCGCCCGCGCTCGGCGACCTCGCCGCGCGCATCTTCGAGCTCGCCGAGCCCGGGTTCGCCGAGTCGGCGAGCGTGGCGGCGATCCGGGACCTGCTGGCGTGCGAGGGCCTCGACGCCGAGGTCGGCGTGCACGGCCTCCCGACGGCGTTCCTCGCCGAGGCGCCCGGCACGAGCGACGGCCCCACCGTGGTGCTGCTGGCCGAGTACGACGCGCTCCCGGGCGTCGGGCACGCCTGCGGCCACCAGCTCATCGCCGCGGCCTCCGTCGGCGCCTTCCTCGCCCTCGCCGACGCCCGACGCGCGCTGCCGCCCGGCACGCTGCCCGGCCGGATCCTGCTCATGGGCACGCCCGCCGAGGAGGGCGGCAACGGCAAGGAGCTGCTCGCCCGGGCCGGCGCGTTCGACGGCGTCGACGCGGCCGTGATGGCGCATCCGTTCGGCGCCGACGTCGCCGATCCGCCGTTCATCGGTCGCCGCATCGTGCGGATCGTCTACCACGGGGTCGCCGCGCACGCGTCGGCGGCACCGTGGCAGGGCCGCAACGCGCTCGACGCGGCCACGCTGCACTACCAGGCGATCGGCTTGCTGCGGCAGCACCTCGCACCGGGCGATCGCATCCACGGCGTGTTCGTCGACGGCGGCGAGCGCCCCAACGTCGTGCCCGAGCGCGCGGAGCTCGAGTACTACGTGCGCTCGCACGCCGCGGACACGCTCCGCGAGCTGTCGGCTCGGGTGGACGACGTCGCGCACGGCATCGCGTTGGCCACCGGCACGGGCGTCGAGGTGACCTGGGATCCGCAGCCGTTCAGCCTGCCGATCCGGCACAATGCCCCGCTCGCAGCACGGTGGGCGCTGGCGCAGGGCGAACGGGGGCGCATCGTGCGGCGGGCGGCCGACGCGCCGTCCCATCAGTCGGCGTCGACCGACTTCGGCAACGTGAGCGTGCGGGTGCCGGGCATCCACCCCGTGATCCGGGTCGCACCGCCCGACGTCAGCCTGCACACGCGCGAGTTCGCCGCGTATGCCGGCGCACCGGAGGCGATCACGGCCGTGACGGATGCCGCGTACGGCCTCGCGACGACGCTTGCCGACGTCCTCGTCGACGACGGGCTGCTGGCCGCCGTGCGCGCCGACTTCGCGGCGCAGGGCGGCGTGCTGGACGTCGAGGGCTACTTCGCCTGA